Part of the Deinococcus cellulosilyticus NBRC 106333 = KACC 11606 genome is shown below.
ACGGTTGTGCAGGTCCACAAATCCTGCACCATCCCAGCCAATGTCTTTCATGAACAGAAAATCGGTGGTGTGTCCGGCCTGCGTGCACACATCCTGCATGTAAAGGGTGGTGATGAAGTCCTCTTCGGATTCTGTCACGCAGGCAAAATGGGTGGTGCCCCGCGGTTCCCGTTTCCAGGCGGCAATCAGTTTTTCATGGATGCTGTTGAACTGGTCCTTGCCCGGAAAGGTGCTTTCCAGCCAGTCCCACTGGATCACACTGGCTTCAAAGAGGGCCGTTGGGGTGTCTGCATTGAATTCCAGCATCTTCGGTGGGTGAATGCCGTCATAGGAGAAATCAAAGCGTCCATAGATGTCCAGCTGGTCGTTTTCCCAGCTTTCGATGCACAGGGCTTCCATGCGGCTGTCGATGTCCAGTTCACGGAAGCGCCTGCGGTCAATCACATGCTGCACAGCTTCCAGACACATTTCAAAAAGGTCGTTGGTGGCTTTTTCGAGGTTTTCGATCTGGCTGGAATCAAAGGAGTAATAAACGCTTTCGTCCCAGTAAACCCCTCCCACCGAGTGGAAGGTGAACCCCAGGTTCTCACAACGCTGCTGCCAGTTGCTGCGGGGAATGACGGTGTGTCTCTGCATGGTTACGAACTGCTGCTGCTCTTGGAGCCACCGAAACCACCACGAATGACTGTCCCTGTGGAACGGCTGCTGATGCCGGGTTTGCTGAGCCCTCCCGTGACCGGAGCAGGAACGTAACTGCTTCTGGAGGTGCGCTTGTAATAATATTTCCCTGCCTTGTAAATAAAGTACGGGCCAAGAAAGTAGGCAGCAGAGATGCCACTGTCTGTGGAGCGTTCACAGAGTTCTGCGGCTCCCCAGTCATCAATGCAGTCCTGCATGGACCTGTACTGCATGCGGGATTCGTCATCATTTGAACAGGCGGTCAGGGTCACGGAAGCCAACACCACCAGACTGATCTGGGCACTTCTTTTCATACTCATATGCCTTTCATTACGGACTGAAACGGAAAAAGTTCCAGATGTGTCCGCGCTTTATACGGCCCTTCTGACCGTAACCTGTTTTACATTTTAGGTGAAAATTTGTCCGGCTCTGGTGACGGTGACCTTCATGAATTCACTCCAGCGCATTGAGCCCGGTGATTTCTCTTCCAATGATCAGGGTGTGAATGTCATGGGTGCCTTCATAGGTGTCCACGGTTTCCAGGTTCAGCATGTGGCGAATCACCGGATACTCGGTGGTGATGCCGTTTCCACCCAGAATCTCACGGGCCAGTCGGGCACCTTCCAGGGCCACCCGCACGTTGTTGCGCTTGGCCATCGACACCTGACCGAACTTCAGGTGGTTCTGGTCTTTCAGTTGCCCGAGCCTGAGGGCCAGCAGCAGGCCTTTCTGGTGTTCAGAGAGCATGTAGACCAGTTTGTCCTGAATGAGTTGCCTGCTTCCGATGGGTTTGCCAAATGTTGTGCGGGTCTTCGCGTACTCCAGGGCCGTGGTGTACACGGTTTCCAGGGCACCCAGCGCACCCCAGGCAATGCCATACCGGGCCTGCGTGAGGCACATCAGGGGGCTTTTCAGGCCACCAGAGAGGGGAAGCAGGTTTTCTTTCGGAACGCGCACCTCTTCCAGCACAATTTCTCCGGTGGTGCTGGCCCGCAGGCTCATCTTGCTGGTGATTTTGGGAGCAGAAAACCCTTTGGCATTGGTGGGAACAATGAAACCCCGGATGATCTCCTGGTCGTCTTTGGCCCACACCACTGCGATGTCTGCAACCGGGCTGTTGGTGATCCACATTTTGTTGCCATTCAGAACGTATTCGTCTCCATCCAGACGGGCTCTGGTTCGCATGGCGCCTGGATCAGAGCCTCCATCGGGCTCTGTGAGACCAAAGCAGCCAATCATCCGTCCAGAAGCAAGTTCTGGCAGATATTTCTGCTTCTGCTCCTCACTGCCGAAAGCATAAATGGGGTACATCACCAGTGCACCCTGCACACTGGCTGCAGAGCGCAGGCCAGAGTCGATGCGCTCGATTTCGTACATCATCACACCGTAAGCCACGTTGGAGACCCCTGCACCTCCGTACTGTTCTGGCAGGTTGGACCCCAGCAGGCCCATGCTTCCCAGTTTCTGCATGGTGTCTTCTGGAAAGATGCCCTCGTTCCACCAGTGCTCGATGTGGGGCGCAATTTCACGGTCCAGAAAGTCCCGCACGGTGGACTGGATCAGGCGTTCGTCGTCGTTCAGCAGATCAGTGATGTTCAGGTAATCCAGCATTCAGTTCCTCCAGAATGTCCCTGGTGTGCTCTCCCAGCGTGGGAGGGGCATGACGGATGGGCAGGTGGGCTCCATCCAGTTCCCAGGGTGGGGTGGTGGTTTTCATGGTGCCCAGGGTGGGGTGAGGAACCTCCTGCACCACCTTGCGGGCTTTGATGTGTGGGTCTTCAAGGGCTTCACGCACATCGTACACCGGGCCACACGGGACGCCTGCCCCCTGCAGTTTTTCAAGCAATTCAGCCCGTGTGAAGCCCGCAAAACGCCTGAGGAGTTCTGGCATGAGGGTGTGCCTGTGGGTGACCCTGGCTGCATTGGTGGCATGTGCTTCTGTCAGCAGATCCTCAAAGCCCAGAGACTGACAGAATTTGACCCATAAAGCGTCATTCCCAACGGCCAGGTTGAAATGACCATCCTGACAGGGAAACATCCCATAAGGCACGATGGAACGGTGTTCATTGCCCA
Proteins encoded:
- a CDS encoding glutathionylspermidine synthase family protein, which gives rise to MQRHTVIPRSNWQQRCENLGFTFHSVGGVYWDESVYYSFDSSQIENLEKATNDLFEMCLEAVQHVIDRRRFRELDIDSRMEALCIESWENDQLDIYGRFDFSYDGIHPPKMLEFNADTPTALFEASVIQWDWLESTFPGKDQFNSIHEKLIAAWKREPRGTTHFACVTESEEDFITTLYMQDVCTQAGHTTDFLFMKDIGWDGAGFVDLHNRPIERIFKLYPWEWMAEEAFAQHLFHAGTRWIEPAWKLILTCKGILPILWELFPGHENLLPASFAPMASSVRKPLYSREGANIELPTGLSSAGDYGMGAWVHQQYQPLPDFSGNYPVIGSWVIGGESAGIGIREDNTLITKNTSRFVPHLVDAAPSLDGRGLMLLKD
- a CDS encoding acyl-CoA dehydrogenase family protein, yielding MLDYLNITDLLNDDERLIQSTVRDFLDREIAPHIEHWWNEGIFPEDTMQKLGSMGLLGSNLPEQYGGAGVSNVAYGVMMYEIERIDSGLRSAASVQGALVMYPIYAFGSEEQKQKYLPELASGRMIGCFGLTEPDGGSDPGAMRTRARLDGDEYVLNGNKMWITNSPVADIAVVWAKDDQEIIRGFIVPTNAKGFSAPKITSKMSLRASTTGEIVLEEVRVPKENLLPLSGGLKSPLMCLTQARYGIAWGALGALETVYTTALEYAKTRTTFGKPIGSRQLIQDKLVYMLSEHQKGLLLALRLGQLKDQNHLKFGQVSMAKRNNVRVALEGARLAREILGGNGITTEYPVIRHMLNLETVDTYEGTHDIHTLIIGREITGLNALE